One genomic region from Nilaparvata lugens isolate BPH chromosome 3, ASM1435652v1, whole genome shotgun sequence encodes:
- the LOC111050149 gene encoding fibroin heavy chain-like, with product MAFKYLSLVLILSINFISTTISGKVENNQAEAYRRHIISPAASPRVEGSATQRQTRNQNIVLKAGKAHHDTVNDVYRSGATGLIHGASSGVPFGGSAIIHGGIPKQQYVYSGLVSPTSWQSAKIQNAVPEFDKSYKISNVNSQSMMQEESTNMDEEGNETFDSITESEMLDTSNVTNTSNSQPINSSVEQSQSSETVSNSGSKLEITTEAYETVTVFEFNTDDVNFNVSFSSNGTGNANATYESINSGLGLKMDQTSHIMEDSDDRKLIDVKLENSTFDNRNDSRAGVQISQSVFGASSVNVDGRPNPSTLKPHNAGASPTSENISINQTAIGVISGESEGTVLINQNISGVGGQTNGQITVDQNAMGIIGENSLLSQPSGTYYPNQYGNSGNQNSMGYPENFNPGSQQNYNGGGYNPPIYGGYYQPNQGNMGNYGNYWGGLSNNYPIYGSGNGGYIGQGNGALYGNPGWSNYGSQYTNYGYYPSQSQPIRPGSEYYGGGFNNQQYANYPNYNPMCATHQSSGSNSFNNQAYPANIQNTGNYYQPGNSPTSSSMWSQGSNSNQMGSTSGMNSNAWGSNYVTSSSTADNNMASGSGMSWSQSAGNSNSNGGQVLSESSISNANNGMPANVERPEYVTVINGDNKEQTSIINMNTGSSSGTSGGGGAGSGSGGGWGSGVGAGGGVGGGAGGGGGGGFGGGGGTGGGFGGGAGGGFGGGTGGGFGGGSGGGLGGGAGGGLGGGSGGGLGGGAGSGGGLGGGSGGGLGGGSGGGLGGGSGGGLGGGSGGGLGGGSGGGLGGGSGGGFGGGSGGGLGGGAGGGSGFGGGSGGGGGFGGGSGGGAGAGYGGGNGEGAGSGQGSGGGNGVGAGAGSSSEIGGGAGGGTGGGFGGGSGVGTGGGEGAGNGQGSGSGSGVGGGSGGGSGESVGQGGSYGIGGGVGGGAGGGFGGVGGGAGGGFGGGVGQGGSSGIGGGAGGGFGGGSGGGAGQGGGSGGGSGGGFGGGSGGGASGLGGGGGFGGGAGGGFGDGAEGSGTSSGTTGGSGSGQESKPEVEQGNTNSNSASNNMSSGNGAMISSSGTSASMISSSGSSTSMTASTTSGSSSTGNQVSQSGGGSGGGVGGGAGGGFGAGGGVGGGGGFGGGGGSGAGGGSGGGLGGGAGGGLGGGFGGGGGGGGGGGFGGGGGGGGGGGGFGGGGGGGGGGGGGGLFGGWGNHHHSGNHHHHHHHGGFFGNHHQGGQGGGGVSGHSNLFGGGHGLGFFGSLGHNKPGVGFFAGGGHSHGIGAGVFGNVGSHHSSSGETGIKEQHHQYTGELYGEVGGHLNAAGQGQINKTDNAANSKNKGPKKNYQIQKLSVIK from the exons GCAATCATACATGGTGGCATTCCAAAGCAGCAGTATGTCTACAGTGGATTAGTGTCTCCAACTTCATGGCAGAGCGCCAAAATTCAGAATGCTGTTCCAGAATTCGACAAGAGTTACAAGATCAGCAATGTCAATTCGCAATCTATGATGCAGGAAGAATCGACAAACATGGATGAAGAAGGAAATGAGACTTTTGACAGTATTACGGAATCGGAAATGTTAGATACAAGTAACGTTACCAATACTTCAAACTCACAACCAATCAATAGCAGTGTTGAACAATCGCAAAGTTCAGAGACCGTATCTAATTCCGGATCGAAACTCGAAATAACCACTGAAGCTTATGAGACTGTTACTGTGTTCGAATTCAACACTGACGATGTGAATTTTAATGTATCCTTTTCAAGCAATGGAACCGGCAATGCAAACGCTACCTACGAATCAATTAACAGCGGACTGGGATTGAAAATGGATCAAACCTCTCATATTATGGAAGACTCAGATGACCGAAAATTAATTGATGTGAAATTGGAGAACTCTACATTTGATAACAGGAATGACAGCAGAGCGGGAGTCCAAATCAGCCAAAGTGTATTTGGAGCATCTTCAGTGAATGTGGATGGACGACCGAATCCAAGCACACTCAAGCCACACAACGCTGGAGCGAGCCCTACTTCAGAGAATATATCCATTAACCAAACAGCAATCGGTGTAATTTCAGGTGAATCTGAAGGTACAGTATTGATAAATCAGAATATTTCAGGGGTAGGAGGTCAAACAAACGGTCAGATAACTGTAGACCAAAATGCTATGGGAATTATAGGAGAGAATAGTTTGCTATCCCAGCCTTCAGGGACATACTATCCAAATCAATATGGAAATTCAGGAAATCAGAATAGTATGGGGTATCCAGAAAATTTCAATCCAGGATCTCAACAGAACTATAATGGTGGGGGATATAACCCTCCTATTTATGGAGGATATTATCAACCAAATCAGGGGAACATGGGTAATTATGGTAACTATTGGGGTGGCTTATCAAATAACTACCCCATTTATGGTTCAGGGAATGGAGGTTACATTGGACAAGGGAATGGTGCATTGTATGGGAATCCTGGCTGGTCAAATTATGGTTCACAGTATACTAATTATGGATATTATCCATCACAGTCACAACCAATCAGACCAGGCAGTGAATATTATGGTGGAGGATTCAACAATCAACAGTATGCAAATTATCCTAATTATAATCCAATGTGTGCAACTCATCAGAGTTCAGGTtctaattcattcaataatcaagCATATCCAGCGAATATTCAGAACACCGGGAACTATTACCAACCAGGGAATAGTCCAACCTCTAGCAGTATGTGGTCTCAGGGCAGCAACTCAAATCAAATGGGTAGTACAAGTGGTATGAATAGCAATGCTTGGGGGAGCAATTATGTAACGAGTTCTTCAACTGCAGATAATAATATGGCCAGTGGAAGTGGAATGAGCTGGTCTCAAAGTGCTGGAAACTCAAATTCTAATGGTGGTCAGGTTTTGAGTGAAAGTAGTATTAGCAATGCTAACAATGGAATGCCAGCAAATGTTGAAAGACCAGAATATGTAACAGTAATAAATGGAGATAATAAAGAACAAACTTCAATCATCAATATGAATACAGGCTCCAGCAGTGGGAcatcaggaggaggaggagcaggttCCGGGAGTGGAGGAGGATGGGGTTCAGGAGTAGGAGCGGGTGgtggagtaggtggaggagcagggggagggggaggaggaggctTTGGCGGTGGTGGAGGAACTGGGGGAGGCTTTGGAGGAGGAGCTGGAGGTGGATTTGGAGGGGGTACTGGCGGTGGATTTGGAGGAGGATCAGGTGGAGGATTGGGAGGAGGAGCAGGTGGGGGATTGGGAGGAGGATCTGGTGGGGgattaggaggaggagcag GATCTGGTggaggattaggaggaggaTCTGGTGGGGGATTAGGTGGAGGATCTGGTggaggattaggaggaggaTCTGGTggaggattaggaggaggaTCTGGTGGGGGATTAGGAGGAGGATCTGGTGGGGGATTAGGAGGAGGATCTGGAGGAGGTTTTGGAGGAGGATCTGGTggaggattaggaggaggagcaggtGGAGGCAGTGGATTTGGTGGTGGTTCTGGTGGCGGTGGTGGATTTGGTGGTGGATCTGGAGGTGGTGCAGGAGCAGGATATGGAGGGGGTAATGGTGAAGGGGCTGGTAGTGGACAGGGAAGTGGAGGCGGTAATGGTGTAGGCGCTGGGGCAGGAAGCAGTAGTGAAATTGGAGGAGGGGCTGGTGGTGGCACTGGAGGAGGGTTTGGAGGAGGAAGTGGGGTAGGTACTGGAGGTGGTGAGGGCGCGGGTAATGGTCAAGGAAGTGGAAGTGGCAGTGGTGTAGGAGGAGGATCaggaggaggaagtggtgaAAGTGTTGGGCAAGGAGGAAGTTATGGAATTGGAGGAGGTGTTGGGGGTGGTGCTGGAGGTGGATTCGGAGGTGTGGGGGGTGGGGCTGGAGGTGGATTCGGAGGAGGTGTTGGACAAGGCGGTAGCAGTGGAATTGGAGGCGGGGCTGGAGGAGGATTTGGAGGAGGGAGTGGTGGAGGAGCTGGACAAGGAGGAGGATCTGGGGGTGGCTCTGGAGGAGGATTTGGCGGAGGAAGTGGTGGAGGTGCTAGTGGTctaggaggtggaggaggatttGGTGGAGGAGCTGGAGGTGGTTTTGGAGACGGTGCAGAAGGTTCAGGCACTAGTTCAGGGACCACAGGGGGAAGTGGAAGTGGACAAGAAAGTAAACCAGAAGTCGAACAGGGAAATACTAATTCGAATAGTGCATCAAACAATATGAGCTCAGGGAATGGAGCAATGATTTCCAGTAGTGGAACAAGTGCCTCAATGATTTCTAGTAGTGGATCTAGTACTTCAATGACAGCTAGCACAACTAGTGGTAGTTCAAGTACTGGTAATCAAGTGAGTCAAAGTGGAGGAGGTTCAGGTGGTGGAGTTGGGGGTGGTGCAGGAGGTGGATTTGGGGCAGGTGGTGGAGTCGGCGGAGGCGGAGGATTTGGTGGAGGTGGAGGGAGCGGTGCCGGCGGTGGTTCAGGAGGAGGTTTAGGCGGTGGTGCAGGAGGAGGTTTAGGCGGTGGATTTGGTGGAGGAGGCGGCGGTGGTGGCGGAGGAGGATTTGGAGgtggtggaggtggaggaggaggcggTGGCGGATtcggtggaggaggaggaggtggaggcggaggaggtggtggaggattGTTTGGTGGATGGGGGAACCACCACCACTCTGgcaaccatcatcatcatcatcaccatggGGGCTTTTTTGGGAACCACCATCAAGGTGGTCAAGGAGGTGGTGGTGTCAGTGGACATAGCAATCTATTTGGTGGTGGCCACGGACTGGGCTTCTTTGGTAGTCTGGGTCATAATAAACCTGGAGTGGGCTTTTTTGCTGGCGGGGGCCACAGCCATGGCATAGGCGCCGGTGTGTTTGGCAACGTGGGCAGCCACCACTCCAGCTCGGGTGAGACCGGCATCAAGGAGCAGCACCACCAATACACCGGCGAGTTGTACGGTGAGGTGGGCGGCCACCTCAACGCCGCCGGTCAAGGACAAATCAATAAGACTGACAATGCTGCCAATTCGAAAAACAAAGGCCCaaagaaaaattatcaaattcaaaaattgagTGTGATCAAATGA